One Salvia hispanica cultivar TCC Black 2014 unplaced genomic scaffold, UniMelb_Shisp_WGS_1.0 HiC_scaffold_44, whole genome shotgun sequence DNA window includes the following coding sequences:
- the LOC125199261 gene encoding uncharacterized protein LOC125199261: protein MAAEMFRSSEFITTSTSSFGREDKGSKVLITGDNPEVANFVEDDSLIELKLLKHEQSWDLLKWELLKKLPCPPEFEIHGQLIAENCNGLPRDIVSTANALILKLRRIDDPSGRIQVWKEFSQGIVPFDESSYNELPYYLRPCFLYLGIFPRKFLSKESEPDRENFLQEFIKHDREGFFPVIDGVKKNRRVCVHGHISKFIPKFISSSRQEIWLESFVSHSNEAFTLHKNDISKIRAAFNLLRVLDAKPINVKRIHSELCLLVHLRYVTLSLKGDVLQKLSPNFGIWEHIFVLGTLQQLEELMLKDNAFSGKEWKESLPAIRRIVLFKCEQLQEIPIELAHIPTFQELHLQNGGEIAKICAMDIREKKLEMRNTNHNIVFKLLPKDIFR from the exons ATGGCTGCTGAAATGTTTCGCAGTTCAGAATTCATAACCACTTCAACAAGCTCATTTGG GAGAGAGGATAAAGGGAGTAAAGTCTTGATCACCGGTGATAATCCTGAAGTGGCTAATTTTGTTGAAGATGATTCTCTCATAGAGTTGAAGCTGCTGAAACATGAGCAAAGTTGGGACTTACTAAAGTGGGAGTTACTAAAGAAGCTTCCATGCCCACCTGAGTTTGAAATCCATGGACAACTAATTGCAGAAAATTGTAATGGCCTACCTCGAGATATTGTTTCAACGGCTAACGCTTTAATCCTAAAGCTTAGACGTATAGACGATCCAAGTGGTCGGATTCAAGTATGGAAAGAATTTTCCCAAGGCATAGTTCCATTCGACGAGTCAAGTTACAATGAATTGCCTTACTATTTGAGACCTTGCTTTCTTTATTTGGGAATATTTCCTCGCAAGT TTCTGTCAAAAGAATCTGAACCTGATCGAGAGAACTTCCTCCAAGAATTCATAAAGCATGACCGGGAAGGATTCTTTCCTGTAATCGATGGGGTAAAGAAAAATCGACGTGTTTGTGTTCATGGACACATTTCTAAGttcatcccaaaattcatCTCTTCTTCAAGACAAGAGATCTGGCTCGAGTCATTTGTTTCTCACTCCAATGAAGCATTCACTTTGCATAAGAATGACATTTCGAAGATCCGTGCAGCTTTCAACCTACTTAGGGTGTTGGATGCCAAGCCCATCAATGTCAAAAGAATCCACAGTGAATTGTGCCTCCTGGTACATTTGAGGTACGTCACCCTTTCGCTCAAGGGTGACGTTCTCCAGAAGCTATCTCCAAACTTCGGAAT TTGGGAGCATATTTTTGTTCTTGGAACACTGCAGCAACTGGAGGAGCTGATGCTAAAAGATAACGCATTCTCTGGCAAGGAGTGGAAG GAGTCACTTCCAGCGATCAGACGCATTGTGTTGTTCAAATGCGAGCAACTGCAAGAAATTCCCATTGAGTTGGCTCATATCCCAACCTTCCAAGAGTTGCATTTGCAAAATGGTGGTGAAATAGCTAAAATATGTGCCATGGACATTCGCGAGAAGAAACTAGAAATGAGAAATACTAACCACAACATCGTGTTCAAGCTCTTACCTAAGGATATATTCAGATGA